One stretch of Leadbetterella byssophila DSM 17132 DNA includes these proteins:
- the rocD gene encoding ornithine--oxo-acid transaminase → MASSTSHYIALEEKYGAHNYHPLPVVLERGEGVFLWDVEGKRYYDFLSAYSAVNQGHCHPRLIKALTEQASKLTLTSRAFHSAPLGDFEQFITGLFGYDKVLMMNTGVEAVETALKLCRKWGYEKKGIPEGKAKVLFAKENFHGRTTGIISASNDPSSTTGFGPFLPGIETIEYDNVEALENALISDPFIAGFIVEPIQGEAGVKVPKGGYLSKVTRLCKAARVLFVADEIQTGIGRTGKMLCVDHEGLRPDILILGKALSGGIMPVSAVLADDDIMLTIKPGEHGSTYGGNPLACAVAKEALQIILDENLPEKAFHLGEIFREKLREINSSLVKEIRGKGLLNAIELSSGEESTLGWDICVALKDRGLLAKPTHGNKIRFAPPLVISEGQLLDCIQIISQTLRYFEPKA, encoded by the coding sequence ATGGCAAGTTCTACATCTCATTATATAGCGCTGGAAGAGAAATATGGCGCACATAATTATCATCCACTTCCTGTAGTCTTAGAAAGAGGGGAAGGCGTTTTTCTATGGGATGTAGAAGGAAAACGGTATTATGATTTTTTGTCGGCTTATTCTGCCGTTAACCAAGGACATTGTCACCCTCGTCTTATTAAAGCTTTAACTGAGCAAGCCAGTAAACTCACGCTTACTTCAAGGGCCTTTCATAGCGCACCACTAGGTGATTTTGAGCAATTTATCACAGGACTATTTGGGTACGATAAGGTATTGATGATGAATACCGGAGTGGAGGCAGTGGAGACCGCATTAAAGTTGTGTAGGAAATGGGGATATGAGAAGAAGGGGATTCCTGAGGGGAAGGCAAAGGTTTTGTTTGCCAAAGAGAACTTTCACGGTAGAACTACCGGTATTATTTCTGCGTCCAATGATCCAAGCAGTACCACGGGCTTTGGGCCTTTTTTACCCGGAATAGAAACCATAGAGTATGATAATGTAGAGGCTTTAGAAAATGCACTTATCTCTGATCCTTTTATCGCCGGTTTTATTGTAGAGCCTATCCAGGGAGAGGCCGGTGTTAAAGTGCCTAAAGGTGGGTATTTGTCCAAAGTAACCCGACTTTGTAAGGCAGCTCGTGTGTTATTTGTAGCTGACGAAATTCAAACCGGTATAGGTAGGACCGGAAAAATGCTTTGTGTAGATCATGAGGGTTTGCGTCCTGATATTTTGATCTTGGGGAAAGCCCTTTCCGGAGGTATTATGCCCGTATCGGCGGTATTGGCTGATGATGACATCATGTTAACCATCAAGCCAGGCGAACATGGTTCTACCTACGGGGGGAATCCCCTGGCCTGTGCTGTAGCAAAAGAAGCATTACAAATTATACTCGACGAAAACCTTCCGGAAAAAGCTTTTCATCTGGGTGAGATCTTCCGAGAAAAACTTAGGGAGATCAACAGTAGTTTAGTGAAGGAAATTCGTGGGAAAGGTTTATTGAACGCCATAGAATTGAGTTCTGGAGAAGAGTCTACTTTAGGCTGGGATATCTGTGTGGCATTAAAGGATAGAGGATTACTAGCTAAGCCTACACACGGAAATAAGATCCGTTTTGCTCCACCATTAGTGATTTCAGAAGGCCAACTTTTAGATTGTATTCAAATTATATCACAGACCTTGAGATACTTTGAACCTAAAGCTTAA
- a CDS encoding cellulase family glycosylhydrolase, giving the protein MRIIIVIFLFLLSCKENQDPEVELVISQESMEVPSSATLQNFYVKASQPFEVISEVDWILVDGGSRAQGTVKIDVEIKDNVNNSVRIGKVIVKSGPKQISITFHQSGAPKFNLETKAIWAKAQGGEFEVKMEASAPVTYKDLPTWIKVEGQKWFIVENPGIYSREAKVKVIMGYVEEILDVKQDGLPRNVPETQIGVEKDAMSLSKEIKVGWNLGNSLEACSDPLTASETLWGNPATRKELIDLVKKSGFNAIRIPCAWSGYIEDRTTHRIKTEWLLRVREVVDYCIENQMYVILNIHWDGGWLENHPYYVKQEEVNQKQRALWEQIAVAFREYDEHLLFAGTNEVHADYNRPSKEHIEVQMSYNQTFVDAVRATGGKNAWRNLVVQGYNTNIDYTVESLALPKDTKENRLFVEVHYYDPYDFSLDNSATSKYLWGSEFQGKSGVSTWGQEEYLDAKFKMMYERFVGKGIPVVLGEYAATYRSTLPEPALSEHNKSRNSYVKAVTASAKKYGMIPFYWDNGGLGNNSSGIFDRSSYQVVHKEILMSIMQGAE; this is encoded by the coding sequence ATGCGCATCATAATTGTTATCTTCTTGTTCCTACTATCCTGTAAAGAAAATCAGGATCCTGAGGTAGAATTAGTTATTTCTCAGGAAAGCATGGAAGTGCCTTCTTCTGCCACTTTACAAAACTTTTACGTAAAAGCCAGCCAACCATTCGAAGTGATATCGGAAGTGGACTGGATACTGGTAGATGGAGGAAGCAGAGCACAAGGAACGGTAAAAATAGATGTGGAAATAAAGGATAATGTTAATAATTCGGTTAGGATTGGAAAAGTGATAGTAAAGTCTGGACCAAAACAAATTTCTATCACTTTCCATCAATCCGGTGCACCTAAATTTAATTTAGAGACTAAGGCGATATGGGCTAAGGCTCAGGGTGGAGAGTTTGAGGTAAAGATGGAAGCATCAGCACCTGTCACCTATAAAGATCTACCTACATGGATAAAAGTGGAGGGACAGAAGTGGTTTATTGTGGAGAATCCAGGAATATATTCCAGAGAAGCTAAAGTGAAGGTGATCATGGGTTATGTGGAAGAGATTCTGGATGTAAAGCAGGATGGTCTGCCTAGAAATGTACCTGAGACCCAGATTGGTGTAGAGAAAGATGCCATGTCATTAAGTAAGGAAATTAAAGTGGGGTGGAACTTGGGCAATAGCTTAGAAGCTTGCTCTGATCCACTGACCGCTAGTGAAACTTTATGGGGAAACCCCGCTACCCGTAAAGAGTTGATAGATCTGGTGAAGAAATCAGGGTTTAATGCCATCAGGATTCCATGCGCTTGGAGTGGATACATTGAGGACAGAACTACCCACCGTATCAAGACAGAGTGGTTACTAAGGGTTAGAGAGGTGGTGGATTATTGTATAGAAAATCAAATGTATGTCATTCTCAATATTCACTGGGATGGGGGGTGGCTTGAAAATCATCCGTATTATGTAAAACAGGAAGAGGTGAATCAGAAGCAAAGAGCACTTTGGGAGCAAATAGCTGTGGCCTTCAGAGAATATGATGAACACCTCCTTTTCGCCGGAACTAATGAAGTGCATGCGGATTATAACAGACCTAGCAAGGAACATATTGAGGTGCAAATGTCCTATAATCAAACCTTTGTAGATGCTGTCCGCGCAACAGGCGGAAAAAATGCCTGGAGAAATCTGGTGGTACAAGGTTATAATACTAACATTGATTATACGGTAGAATCCTTGGCCTTACCTAAGGATACTAAAGAAAATAGATTATTTGTTGAAGTGCATTATTATGATCCATACGACTTTTCCTTAGATAATAGTGCGACAAGTAAATACCTCTGGGGATCTGAATTTCAAGGAAAATCAGGCGTCTCTACTTGGGGGCAGGAAGAATATTTGGATGCCAAATTTAAAATGATGTATGAGCGTTTTGTAGGGAAGGGAATTCCAGTGGTACTCGGAGAATATGCAGCTACCTATAGGTCGACTCTGCCTGAGCCCGCTCTTTCTGAGCATAATAAATCAAGAAATTCCTATGTAAAAGCAGTCACAGCTTCAGCAAAGAAGTATGGGATGATTCCCTTCTACTGGGACAATGGAGGGCTTGGAAATAATTCCTCCGGAATATTTGACAGAAGCAGTTATCAAGTAGTTCACAAAGAGATTCTTATGTCCATAATGCAAGGTGCGGAATAA
- the trxA gene encoding thioredoxin, translating into MNSFFQKINSEQLTLVDFYATWCGPCKTMAPILSDLKKKVGDAATILKVDVDANPAISQQYRIQGVPTLILFKKGQILWRQSGVVALPQLEHIIHQYQA; encoded by the coding sequence ATGAACTCATTTTTTCAAAAGATCAATAGCGAGCAGTTAACACTGGTGGATTTTTACGCTACCTGGTGTGGACCTTGTAAAACCATGGCTCCCATTCTGAGTGATTTGAAGAAGAAGGTAGGAGACGCTGCTACGATTTTAAAGGTAGATGTTGATGCTAATCCGGCTATTTCTCAGCAATATAGGATTCAGGGAGTTCCTACTTTGATACTCTTTAAGAAAGGTCAAATACTGTGGAGGCAGTCAGGTGTGGTAGCCTTACCTCAACTAGAACATATCATTCATCAATATCAAGCATGA
- a CDS encoding TlpA family protein disulfide reductase, with amino-acid sequence MKKLILLALLFNSCISKQDQTQETDTEKVASTEHDLSFTKLDGSKVQLASLKGKVVLINFWATWCPPCIREMPSLQSLYEKYRQNPNVEFLVVEVDNKPELAKRFIEDKGYTFPVYSPDDILPETLLGQAIPTTVVLDKAGEIVIRHEGMSDFMADDFLNRWEGILAKP; translated from the coding sequence ATGAAAAAACTAATTCTCCTAGCCTTATTATTTAATTCCTGTATTTCAAAACAAGACCAAACCCAAGAAACTGATACAGAAAAGGTAGCTAGTACTGAACATGATCTAAGTTTTACGAAGTTGGATGGATCTAAAGTCCAACTGGCCTCTTTAAAAGGCAAGGTAGTTTTAATCAACTTCTGGGCCACCTGGTGTCCTCCATGTATAAGGGAGATGCCTTCACTTCAGAGCTTGTATGAGAAATATCGTCAAAACCCGAATGTGGAATTCTTAGTGGTGGAGGTAGATAACAAACCGGAACTGGCTAAAAGATTTATAGAAGACAAAGGATATACTTTCCCGGTGTATAGTCCGGATGATATCTTACCTGAAACCCTACTAGGACAAGCTATCCCCACTACCGTAGTATTAGATAAAGCGGGAGAGATTGTCATACGTCATGAAGGCATGTCTGATTTTATGGCTGATGATTTCTTGAACCGCTGGGAAGGCATTTTAGCCAAGCCATGA
- a CDS encoding RagB/SusD family nutrient uptake outer membrane protein has protein sequence MKKVLIYISTALFWGCTENFLDVDPMTSVLDNNFYKTVADAEMALIGCYDGFQRTSSNGNMSFYVTSEVLSDNTFGATGNTDGRAYQAIDRFDISQSPSDNNIFNGTWADYYAGIFRCNTLLQKLNGIDFGSDAARKNRIEGEARFLRAIQYFDLVRLFEKIPLLTEPTTDNIPQADPTAVYQLIVEDLKFAASNIPSNAYPKSEAASNDGRVTPHAAKALLGRVYLFYTGYYGKDDLGVSKSEVLTGLEEIISSGEFGLVEEYKSLWPAASYLPNAANNTLDKSGYAGMGNKETVFAQKFNNTQNYNGMVDGNRWLVMMGMRNTNYAPYGKGWGACTVNPRLVNSFDVNDKRKVASIIDLEKEGIASSFDIKDQREYTGYSNKKYTPTALPDGTSDTGGSNDFQISQDQDFVVIRYADVLLMAAELGSANAQNYFDAVRARAGLSTKPVTKENIWEERKFEFAFEGIRYWDLLRQGLQVASATIAQTQNVLSGNAADQVIIKAENITKTRGFMQIPNTQITLSKGVLVQNPGWN, from the coding sequence ATGAAAAAGGTTTTGATTTATATAAGTACGGCACTTTTTTGGGGATGTACAGAAAACTTTCTGGATGTAGACCCCATGACTAGTGTGCTGGATAACAATTTCTACAAGACCGTCGCAGATGCGGAAATGGCATTAATTGGGTGCTACGACGGCTTTCAAAGAACGTCCTCTAATGGCAATATGTCATTTTATGTGACATCCGAAGTCTTATCGGATAATACATTCGGTGCTACTGGCAATACAGACGGTAGGGCTTACCAAGCTATAGATAGATTTGACATTAGTCAAAGTCCTTCTGACAACAATATTTTCAACGGGACCTGGGCAGATTATTATGCTGGAATCTTCCGTTGTAATACCTTATTGCAAAAGTTGAATGGGATAGATTTTGGTTCAGATGCGGCCAGAAAAAATAGAATAGAAGGAGAAGCACGTTTCCTTAGAGCCATTCAGTACTTTGATTTGGTTAGGCTTTTTGAGAAAATTCCTTTACTGACAGAACCAACTACTGATAATATTCCTCAGGCAGATCCCACAGCAGTTTATCAGCTGATCGTGGAAGACCTCAAGTTTGCGGCCTCAAATATTCCTTCGAATGCCTATCCAAAGTCAGAAGCTGCAAGTAATGATGGAAGAGTAACTCCACATGCCGCGAAAGCACTTCTTGGCAGGGTCTACCTTTTTTACACCGGTTATTACGGAAAGGATGATCTGGGTGTGAGTAAATCTGAGGTTCTGACCGGATTAGAGGAGATCATCAGCAGTGGTGAATTTGGACTCGTTGAAGAATATAAATCCTTGTGGCCGGCGGCCTCCTACCTTCCTAATGCAGCAAATAATACCTTAGATAAATCCGGATATGCCGGCATGGGCAACAAGGAGACGGTATTTGCACAGAAGTTTAATAATACCCAAAATTACAATGGTATGGTAGATGGTAATAGATGGCTGGTTATGATGGGAATGAGAAATACGAATTATGCTCCTTACGGGAAAGGATGGGGAGCGTGTACCGTAAATCCGCGTTTGGTGAATTCATTTGATGTTAATGACAAAAGAAAAGTTGCATCCATCATCGATCTAGAAAAGGAGGGTATAGCTAGCAGTTTTGATATCAAAGACCAAAGGGAATACACTGGATATAGTAATAAGAAGTATACTCCTACCGCTTTGCCTGACGGCACTTCAGATACGGGGGGAAGTAATGATTTCCAGATATCGCAAGATCAGGATTTTGTAGTGATTAGATACGCTGATGTATTATTAATGGCGGCAGAGTTAGGCTCAGCTAATGCTCAGAACTACTTTGATGCTGTTCGTGCTCGTGCCGGCTTAAGTACTAAACCCGTTACAAAGGAAAATATCTGGGAAGAGAGAAAATTTGAGTTCGCATTCGAAGGAATCAGATACTGGGATTTATTACGTCAAGGTTTGCAAGTGGCATCTGCAACGATAGCACAGACGCAAAATGTACTAAGTGGAAATGCAGCAGATCAAGTGATCATCAAGGCCGAAAATATCACCAAGACCAGAGGTTTTATGCAGATTCCTAACACTCAAATCACCCTTTCTAAAGGAGTTTTGGTTCAAAACCCCGGTTGGAATTAA
- a CDS encoding SusC/RagA family TonB-linked outer membrane protein — protein sequence MRIFTKLKLTVILILVTQVLWAQGIRGTVLSEEDGEPVAGATIKVRGGTVATLSDATGRFQLNAKSGDVLEVSFIGFQTAEYTVQKAGEIVIRLSSAQSALDEVVVVGYGVQKKKLVTGANLNVGGELIQQQNTLNPLQALQGQAAGVTILSTSGQPGAGMKVNIRGLGTIGNSNPLYVIDGIPGGDIALLNPADIQSIDVLKDAASAAIYGAQAANGVVLVTTKMGGKGQVSYDAYIGIQNPIRMVDMLNAEEYKVIMNEQALNSGAALIRFEDMQGLSNTNWVDQMFIKDAATQNHSLQINGSNNSSAYSISFNKIDQEGIVGGKDVSNYQRYGFRINTEHKLYKDFLKVGQHLNFNYIRNNGISVGNQYNNTLRGAFITSPLSPVYSGNNKYNSPYNDTSDSPWYNGDGNPYGSMMTNSNNRSDTQRLLADLYAEIEPIKRLKIKSIFGFNYSANEYRSFQPLYRFSVYSFNENRTITSQSMNKGHTMTWTNTASYDFALNNKHYFDLLVGMESQRYQGTYLSASNWNLLTQFDDFDHAYLDNTTGIAHLDADGNVVETMGVGGGPDNLYRRASYFGRAGYNYKEKYMLNATLRADGSSKFSRGNRWGYFPSFSAGWVVTNEDFFEPGRSLDFLKLRASWGQVGNQNIDDFQFASPINTSTAYSSGNPAAFYVFGTSKTNVPGAYPSRLSNPLVKWETSEQINIGFDAYLLRSRLEVYGDFYIKTTKDWLVQAPILATAGAGAPFINGGDVKNTGVELSAIFKDKAGSLGYRFGANASFNKNVVGNIPTEDGIIHGPTGQLFDNSDEFYRAQNGMPIGYFWGYKTDGLFQNYEEIEAWRSAGKGILQPEVKPGDVRYVDVNSDGKIDASDKVNLGVGMPKVVFGFHANFDYKNFDLGIIANGVSGNQIVQSYRNHTNKQANYTSAILQRWTGEGTSNRIPRVTETNVNWQFSDLYLQKGDFLRISTITLGYNFAPPIKWKHLSQFRVYAQAQNMFTFTKYDGMDPEIGYGTSGWVSGIDLGYYPRPKIYLVGVNIKF from the coding sequence ATGCGAATTTTTACCAAGCTTAAATTGACGGTAATACTGATTCTCGTGACTCAAGTTCTTTGGGCACAAGGCATCAGAGGTACCGTTTTGTCAGAAGAAGATGGTGAACCGGTGGCCGGTGCAACTATCAAAGTGAGAGGAGGAACTGTGGCAACCCTCTCAGACGCCACAGGGAGATTCCAATTAAATGCGAAATCTGGTGATGTTCTGGAAGTTTCGTTTATTGGATTCCAAACTGCGGAGTATACGGTTCAAAAAGCGGGAGAGATTGTGATCCGACTATCTTCTGCCCAATCTGCTCTAGACGAAGTTGTAGTGGTGGGTTATGGAGTACAAAAGAAGAAACTCGTGACGGGGGCAAACCTTAATGTAGGAGGAGAACTTATTCAGCAACAAAATACCCTAAACCCTTTGCAGGCTTTACAGGGGCAAGCTGCAGGAGTGACTATTCTTTCTACATCCGGCCAACCGGGGGCGGGAATGAAAGTAAATATTCGGGGGCTTGGTACAATTGGTAATTCTAACCCCTTGTACGTTATTGATGGAATTCCAGGCGGAGATATAGCCTTGCTAAATCCGGCTGATATTCAGTCTATTGATGTGTTGAAAGATGCTGCTTCTGCTGCCATCTATGGTGCTCAAGCAGCAAACGGCGTAGTACTTGTTACCACTAAGATGGGAGGCAAAGGACAAGTAAGTTATGACGCTTATATAGGTATACAAAATCCAATACGAATGGTTGATATGCTGAATGCTGAAGAGTATAAAGTGATCATGAATGAGCAAGCTTTGAATTCAGGAGCTGCTTTAATTCGATTTGAGGATATGCAGGGACTATCCAATACGAATTGGGTAGACCAGATGTTCATCAAGGATGCTGCTACTCAAAATCATTCTTTGCAAATCAATGGTAGCAATAACTCTTCTGCTTATTCCATTTCCTTTAACAAAATTGATCAAGAAGGTATTGTAGGAGGAAAGGACGTGTCAAATTATCAGCGTTATGGATTTCGGATAAACACGGAGCACAAACTCTATAAAGACTTCTTAAAAGTAGGTCAACATCTTAATTTTAATTATATCCGTAATAATGGGATAAGCGTAGGAAACCAGTATAATAATACATTAAGGGGGGCATTTATTACCTCTCCGCTATCTCCAGTATATAGTGGAAATAATAAGTACAATAGCCCTTATAATGATACTAGCGATTCCCCGTGGTACAATGGAGATGGCAACCCTTATGGCTCCATGATGACGAATAGTAATAATCGAAGTGATACACAAAGGCTCCTTGCAGATCTTTATGCGGAGATAGAGCCCATTAAGAGATTGAAAATCAAGAGCATTTTTGGATTTAATTATTCTGCAAATGAATATCGGAGCTTTCAACCTCTTTACAGATTTTCGGTATACAGTTTTAATGAAAACCGCACTATTACCTCTCAAAGTATGAATAAGGGCCATACGATGACCTGGACAAATACAGCATCCTATGACTTCGCTTTGAATAACAAACATTATTTTGATCTCTTGGTAGGAATGGAATCCCAGAGATACCAAGGGACTTATTTATCCGCATCCAATTGGAATTTACTCACCCAGTTTGATGATTTTGATCATGCTTATTTGGATAATACTACTGGTATTGCGCATCTAGATGCTGATGGAAATGTGGTAGAAACAATGGGAGTAGGAGGTGGACCAGATAATTTATACCGCCGCGCATCCTACTTTGGAAGAGCGGGATATAATTATAAGGAGAAATACATGCTAAATGCCACATTGAGAGCTGATGGATCATCAAAGTTCTCTCGTGGAAATAGATGGGGATATTTTCCATCTTTCTCCGCAGGATGGGTAGTAACTAACGAAGATTTTTTTGAGCCAGGTAGAAGTTTGGACTTCTTAAAGCTAAGAGCCAGTTGGGGACAAGTAGGTAACCAAAACATTGATGATTTTCAGTTTGCTTCTCCCATCAACACCTCAACAGCTTATAGTAGTGGAAATCCGGCAGCCTTCTATGTTTTTGGAACCTCAAAAACAAATGTACCTGGAGCTTATCCAAGCAGATTATCTAACCCCTTAGTCAAGTGGGAAACCTCAGAACAAATTAACATAGGTTTTGATGCCTATCTGTTGAGGAGCAGATTAGAGGTTTATGGTGATTTTTACATCAAAACCACTAAAGATTGGCTAGTGCAAGCTCCCATCTTAGCCACCGCAGGAGCAGGAGCACCATTCATTAATGGTGGAGATGTGAAAAATACAGGGGTTGAATTATCCGCCATATTTAAAGATAAGGCAGGTAGTTTAGGGTATAGGTTTGGAGCCAACGCCTCTTTCAACAAGAACGTGGTGGGAAATATCCCTACTGAAGATGGTATAATCCACGGTCCCACCGGACAGTTGTTTGACAACTCTGATGAGTTCTATAGAGCACAGAACGGAATGCCAATAGGTTACTTTTGGGGATATAAAACTGATGGTCTTTTCCAAAATTACGAGGAAATAGAAGCCTGGAGATCTGCAGGAAAGGGAATACTCCAACCGGAAGTAAAACCAGGTGATGTACGCTATGTGGACGTGAACTCTGATGGGAAAATAGATGCATCAGATAAAGTCAATCTAGGTGTAGGTATGCCTAAAGTGGTGTTCGGATTCCATGCGAATTTTGACTACAAAAACTTCGATCTGGGAATCATTGCCAATGGGGTGTCAGGAAATCAAATCGTACAATCCTATAGAAATCATACCAACAAACAAGCCAATTACACTTCAGCCATACTCCAACGCTGGACAGGAGAAGGCACTTCGAATAGGATTCCAAGGGTAACTGAAACCAATGTGAACTGGCAATTCTCTGACCTTTATTTGCAAAAAGGTGATTTCTTGAGAATTAGTACCATCACTTTGGGGTACAATTTTGCCCCTCCTATTAAATGGAAACATTTGAGTCAGTTCCGAGTATATGCTCAAGCGCAAAACATGTTCACCTTTACCAAATATGACGGCATGGATCCTGAAATAGGTTACGGTACAAGCGGATGGGTGTCTGGTATTGACCTGGGTTATTACCCTCGCCCTAAAATCTATCTAGTGGGAGTAAACATTAAATTTTAA